The genomic region AGATAATTAATTAAATCACGGGAGCCACACACATAAGCACCAAAAGAACCAAGGGCCTTACCAAGAGTGCCCATTTGAATAAGCAAGGGATGGGCGGATGAAATACCATAATGCTCCACAACCCCTCTTCCATTTTTACCAAATACACCCGTGCCATGCGCTTCATCTACATAAACCAGCGCGTCATATTTTTCGGCAAGCTTCATAATGTCCGGCAAAGGGCATAAATCACCATCCATAGAAAACACGGTATCAGTGGCAATAAGAAATCGTGGATGGTGGATGGTGGATCGTGAATGGTTTTTTAAGAGTTCTTCTAAATGGCTTAGATCATTGTGACGGTACACCATGACTTTGGCTTTGTTCAAACGACAGCCATCAATAATACTGGCATGATTAAGTTCATCCGAAAAAATAAAGTCGCCCTCGCCCACAAGACAGGAGATAACACCGGTATTAGCCAAATAACCCGAATTAAAAACAAGTGCCGCCTCGGTACCTTTAAATGTGGCTATAGCGCTCTCCAGCTCATCGTGCAGCGTCATCGAGCCTGTGATAAGCCTGGAGGCTCCACTGCCCGCTCCATAGCGCCCTATCGCTTTAATAGAGGCTTCTTTTAAGGCCGGATGATTGGCTATGCCCAGATAGTTATTGGAAGAAAAATTAATCAGCTCGCGTCCATTTACGGTAAGAGTGGCATCCTGATCGGACGTAGTGGTACGCAAGGTACGGTAAAGCCCTTTTTGGGCTAAATCATCCAGTTTTTCTTTGAAAAATGAAGGGGCCATAAAAAACAAAGGGGCGGATATCCGCCCCTTTGTTTGATATGACTAAATGTAAAGTGTGTCAACTCACTAGTCGGCCGGAACACAACTACCGGCAGCTTCAAACACTAGATATTGCAATACACGTTCCTGAGGCCAAAAGCCGGTAGTAGGACAAGTTTCGGCTGTGTGATAAGAACTATAAATAATACAACCATCCCCTTCCACTTTACTGGCGGTCAATGGGCGTTCTGACTCTACACTACCAACACTTACGTTGCCTTCAATCCATACAAAAGTATCCTCACCATCATGAACCGTGTCCATAGCCGCCCATCCAGCTAAAAAGTCTCCAATTCTAATGGTATCTTCACTAAGTAAATTGTCAGAGCCTGAATTACCGTTCACAGTTGTATCACAACTATTTCCCGGAGCATCATCAAAATCTATCGTATTTGTTGTAATAGCACTGCTAGTAATCCAGCTAATTAGGCCAGGATCATTAATTGTGGCATTTGAAACAATACCGTCATCCCCATCCCACGCTTCGTTATAATTGCCGGGCGTAGCAGCATCATCTGGATCATCTTTAAATTTCATAAAATTT from bacterium harbors:
- the bioF gene encoding 8-amino-7-oxononanoate synthase — encoded protein: MAPSFFKEKLDDLAQKGLYRTLRTTTSDQDATLTVNGRELINFSSNNYLGIANHPALKEASIKAIGRYGAGSGASRLITGSMTLHDELESAIATFKGTEAALVFNSGYLANTGVISCLVGEGDFIFSDELNHASIIDGCRLNKAKVMVYRHNDLSHLEELLKNHSRSTIHHPRFLIATDTVFSMDGDLCPLPDIMKLAEKYDALVYVDEAHGTGVFGKNGRGVVEHYGISSAHPLLIQMGTLGKALGSFGAYVCGSRDLINYLINKARTFIFSTSLPPSVLAASQAAINLLQSDASMTQKLWENVRYFKKEAVSPIIPVLVGDAQKTMELSQKLFEKGIWAQGIRPPTVAEGSSRIRFTVMATHTKEQLDLCLKALKDLGL